A genomic region of Trichothermofontia sichuanensis B231 contains the following coding sequences:
- a CDS encoding DUF29 family protein: MTQSLYEQDILLWAEDTVAKLKARDFEHLDLEHLIEEVKALGISQRECADTSSSNTSR; the protein is encoded by the coding sequence ATGACCCAATCACTCTACGAACAAGACATCTTGCTTTGGGCCGAAGACACCGTAGCCAAACTGAAAGCACGGGATTTTGAACACCTAGATTTAGAACATTTGATTGAGGAGGTAAAAGCCTTGGGTATCTCCCAGCGGGAGTGTGCTGACACAAGCTCTAGTAATACCTCACGGTAA
- a CDS encoding DUF29 domain-containing protein: MTQSLYEQDILLWAEDTVAKLKARDFEHLDLEHLIEEVESLGISQRKELLTRLTRLLEHLLKRLYVPSPEDYRGWENTIREQRRQLRFLLEAAPSLKRLWAVSFDRAWQAAYEDMSDAYPQIPFPSIWPYEGEIEVVLTANFWEREPPSHEGH; encoded by the coding sequence ATGACCCAATCACTCTATGAACAAGACATCCTCCTCTGGGCCGAAGACACGGTAGCCAAACTAAAAGCGAGGGATTTTGAACACCTAGATTTAGAGCATTTGATTGAGGAGGTAGAATCCTTGGGTATCTCCCAGCGGAAGGAGTTATTGACCCGCCTGACTCGGCTATTGGAACATTTACTGAAACGGCTCTATGTGCCTTCCCCAGAGGACTACCGAGGTTGGGAGAATACCATTCGGGAACAACGGCGGCAGCTACGTTTTTTGCTAGAGGCAGCACCGAGTCTTAAGCGTTTGTGGGCGGTTTCGTTCGATCGCGCTTGGCAGGCGGCCTATGAGGATATGAGCGATGCCTATCCCCAGATTCCGTTTCCATCAATATGGCCCTATGAAGGTGAGATAGAGGTAGTGTTAACGGCGAATTTTTGGGAAAGGGAACCACCAAGCCACGAAGGACACTAA